In Geopsychrobacter electrodiphilus DSM 16401, a single window of DNA contains:
- a CDS encoding helix-turn-helix transcriptional regulator yields MTSQSDLIESVYRTASDPNSWETLLRDLVKATDSRSARLLIMNTGANHVLSSLKINIDDHAHGQYTDYFVNKCPWRPELLRMAPGRLYSTYLHFSCRQREFYQTEFFNDWARKLDIHHGLCGTVYRDSRQTVQLLIQRTRDQGHYTEADTGFVNSLVPHMQHALLVAEQLAQSYAMAQATAIATENEALPFILLDENLRLAYCSQGGKLYLREKALLQMKDGRLFLNDVLKNHRLQQLLRQCLDAARAVDFQPRGGSMRLPRADRADVQLLVKPLHAGLRPLVGRSNSFVVIYCYAPDAQIRLDPELLRELYNLSAAEARVAVAMVEAPGSDEVARRCGISLHTVRSHIKSIFSKTQAKNRAELMKILLTSPARKL; encoded by the coding sequence ATGACCAGTCAGTCGGATCTTATCGAGAGTGTCTATCGGACCGCCAGCGACCCGAATAGTTGGGAGACACTCCTTCGTGACCTGGTAAAAGCGACAGATTCCAGGTCGGCCCGGCTTCTAATCATGAACACCGGGGCCAACCACGTCTTATCCAGCCTCAAGATCAACATTGATGATCACGCCCATGGTCAATATACAGATTACTTCGTCAATAAATGCCCTTGGCGGCCGGAGTTGTTGCGTATGGCACCGGGCAGACTTTATTCCACTTATCTCCATTTTTCCTGCCGGCAAAGAGAATTCTATCAAACCGAATTTTTCAACGACTGGGCCCGCAAACTCGATATTCACCATGGGCTCTGTGGCACCGTCTATCGTGATTCCCGACAAACCGTTCAGCTGTTGATCCAACGTACTCGGGACCAGGGACATTACACCGAGGCCGATACTGGCTTTGTCAATTCGCTGGTCCCTCACATGCAGCATGCTTTGCTCGTAGCGGAACAACTGGCTCAGTCTTATGCCATGGCGCAGGCTACAGCCATAGCGACGGAGAACGAGGCCCTGCCGTTTATCCTATTGGATGAAAATTTGCGCCTTGCATACTGTAGCCAAGGAGGAAAACTCTACCTCAGAGAGAAAGCTCTGTTGCAGATGAAAGATGGCAGGCTTTTCCTCAACGATGTATTAAAGAACCACCGCTTACAGCAGTTGCTCAGGCAATGCCTTGATGCAGCGCGGGCCGTCGATTTTCAGCCCCGCGGCGGAAGCATGCGTTTGCCACGGGCAGACCGGGCAGATGTGCAGTTGCTAGTTAAACCGTTGCACGCGGGACTTCGTCCCCTGGTTGGCAGGTCAAATTCATTTGTCGTCATCTATTGCTATGCACCGGATGCTCAGATCAGGCTCGATCCGGAGCTGTTGCGCGAGCTCTATAACCTCTCTGCTGCCGAAGCGCGGGTGGCTGTCGCCATGGTCGAAGCTCCGGGTTCGGACGAGGTCGCAAGACGCTGCGGCATTAGCCTGCATACCGTGCGCTCGCATATTAAATCGATTTTCAGTAAAACCCAGGCCAAAAACCGGGCTGAACTAATGAAAATTCTCCTGACCAGCCCGGCGCGAAAACTTTAG
- a CDS encoding alpha/beta fold hydrolase — MRLWRGRRVADFVSTWLDLPPHLLAAPSWALPLWRDLLAWSPNAAFEELNIPIYAINGALIPESARDRCAGFVTETLMPGAGHFLQMENPTAFNQALERILDRLS; from the coding sequence TTGCGATTGTGGCGGGGAAGGAGAGTTGCTGATTTTGTTTCTACATGGCTGGACCTGCCGCCGCACTTACTGGCGGCCCCGTCCTGGGCGCTGCCTTTGTGGCGGGATCTGCTGGCCTGGAGTCCCAACGCTGCCTTTGAGGAGTTGAATATCCCGATCTACGCGATCAATGGAGCCCTGATCCCGGAATCGGCTCGCGATCGCTGTGCCGGATTCGTCACCGAAACTCTCATGCCGGGCGCCGGCCATTTCCTGCAGATGGAAAACCCAACAGCCTTCAATCAGGCCCTGGAGAGGATTCTCGACCGGCTTAGCTGA
- a CDS encoding PKD domain-containing protein, with amino-acid sequence MRALLIVSLLLSVLLLAGCGSNSDNSAPPANNVPTAIAGADQVVTTGSLVTLDGSTSNDVGNAQLTYDWSFSSVPTGSALTALTAPTTSTPSFTPDVAGDFVIQLIVNNGTTDSVPDSLTVTTNATWHTPQSLDSLSGSFGADLAMNASGDAISVWRYSDGAGSGAIYASHYNLTSDTWSNRETVYDMGLDPDLPQVAMNAAGDAVAVWVEIGSSGSFVWTNIYTAGSGWGTAQQISSPTMSGGYYCFHPQVSINASGQIVAVWQQTDTSVYNLWANTYTPGSGWGTALKVESDEGDAVWGQVGVDDAGQATVVWNQYAAASLSNRIRSTTYDFTGDSWGAVTTIDPTDPSTNSIIPQLVMDPAGDIMVAWLVRDEAPGDNPHISIWTIRYDEAAGSWGPGAKISGADSSNSLQLATDAAGNVLAVWDQFDTVQGEDNVAANRYDSATGLWEGVTLVETDAGNTQAPYVAMDGDGNAAAVWLQYNGTNLDLRASVKNSTDSTWQPPQNLANGVSEYASPQVAVASASRAVATWYTGGINTSTRK; translated from the coding sequence ATGCGAGCACTGCTTATCGTCAGTTTGTTACTCTCTGTGCTTTTATTAGCCGGATGCGGCAGCAACAGTGACAACTCCGCCCCGCCGGCCAACAATGTCCCGACAGCCATCGCCGGTGCTGACCAGGTTGTCACCACCGGCAGTCTGGTGACGCTTGATGGCAGCACCAGCAACGATGTCGGCAACGCCCAGCTAACCTATGACTGGAGCTTTAGCTCCGTCCCCACGGGGAGCGCGCTGACCGCGCTGACTGCTCCAACCACCTCGACTCCCAGTTTCACCCCGGACGTAGCGGGGGATTTTGTCATTCAACTGATAGTTAATAATGGCACCACCGACAGTGTGCCGGACAGTCTGACAGTCACCACCAACGCGACTTGGCATACGCCGCAGAGCCTCGACTCTCTCTCTGGAAGCTTTGGGGCCGACCTGGCAATGAATGCTTCAGGTGACGCCATTTCCGTCTGGCGCTATAGCGACGGGGCGGGATCTGGAGCCATTTATGCCAGCCATTATAACCTGACATCGGATACCTGGAGTAATAGGGAAACGGTCTATGATATGGGCCTCGATCCCGATTTGCCTCAGGTGGCCATGAACGCCGCCGGTGATGCGGTGGCGGTCTGGGTGGAGATCGGGTCGTCCGGGTCCTTCGTCTGGACCAACATTTACACTGCCGGGTCGGGGTGGGGGACAGCGCAGCAGATCAGCTCTCCCACCATGAGCGGGGGTTATTACTGCTTCCATCCGCAGGTCTCCATCAACGCCAGCGGGCAGATCGTCGCCGTATGGCAGCAGACCGATACCTCCGTCTACAACCTCTGGGCCAACACCTACACCCCCGGTTCGGGTTGGGGAACCGCCCTGAAGGTCGAAAGCGATGAGGGCGACGCCGTCTGGGGGCAGGTCGGCGTGGACGACGCCGGTCAGGCGACCGTCGTCTGGAACCAATATGCCGCCGCCAGTCTCAGCAACCGGATCAGGAGCACGACTTACGACTTCACCGGCGACAGCTGGGGGGCGGTGACGACCATCGACCCGACTGACCCGAGTACGAATTCCATAATTCCGCAGCTGGTTATGGACCCGGCAGGCGATATCATGGTCGCATGGCTGGTGCGGGACGAGGCCCCCGGCGACAATCCCCATATCAGCATCTGGACCATCCGCTACGATGAGGCGGCCGGAAGCTGGGGGCCTGGAGCAAAGATCTCCGGCGCGGATTCGTCGAATTCCCTTCAACTCGCCACCGACGCGGCGGGGAATGTCCTGGCGGTCTGGGATCAGTTCGACACTGTCCAGGGGGAGGACAATGTCGCGGCCAATCGTTACGATAGTGCAACCGGCCTCTGGGAGGGCGTGACCCTGGTCGAAACCGACGCCGGAAACACCCAGGCTCCCTACGTCGCCATGGATGGGGATGGCAATGCCGCCGCGGTGTGGCTACAGTACAACGGTACCAACTTAGACCTGCGTGCCAGCGTGAAGAACTCCACCGACAGCACCTGGCAGCCACCCCAGAACCTGGCCAACGGGGTCAGCGAGTATGCCTCTCCCCAGGTGGCAGTAGCCAGCGCCTCGCGCGCGGTGGCCACCTGGTACACCGGCGGCATTAACACCAGCACGAGGAAATAA
- a CDS encoding DksA/TraR family C4-type zinc finger protein produces the protein MAVGWARDGAVQEQIDASVADAVDRARNNMPKGESHSHCLECEGEIPLARRKAVPGVSLCIECQSELETKQGPVAGYNRRGSKDSQLK, from the coding sequence ATGGCTGTAGGATGGGCACGTGACGGAGCAGTGCAGGAGCAGATCGACGCCAGTGTGGCGGATGCGGTGGACCGGGCGAGGAACAACATGCCGAAAGGGGAGAGCCACTCCCACTGTCTGGAGTGTGAAGGAGAGATCCCCCTGGCTCGCCGCAAAGCCGTACCCGGCGTCAGCCTGTGCATTGAATGCCAGTCTGAGCTGGAAACAAAGCAGGGCCCTGTCGCCGGTTATAACCGCCGTGGAAGCAAGGACAGCCAGTTGAAATAG
- the adeC gene encoding AdeC/AdeK/OprM family multidrug efflux complex outer membrane factor: MQPKRFFLFGLVLLLAGCSTLTPDYHRPAAPVAAAWPGDAPATAGSRPLAAIPWQEYFLAPQLRQVIDLALKNNRDLRLALLNIERARAAYRIQRADLFPQLDGTGSSTARHLPADLSGTGRQSTTRQYNVGLGLSAYELDLFGRVRSLKDQALQQYLATAEAQRSVQISLIAEVAGSYLNLAADQERLQLAQKTMANQQAAYGLVERRYDAGVASALDLQQAKTSVEAARVDIARYTTLVAQDKNALTLAAGTTVPAELLPTSLDQNLTALTEVAPGLPSTVLLARPDILQAEHQLQAANANIGAARAAFFPRITLTGALGIGSSELSGLFSGGSLTWNFVPQVTVPIFDAGSSRAGLEVAKVDQKIAVARYEKAIQIAFGEVADALARRGTIDEQMAAQQALTAADAESYRLSQARYDKGVDSYLNVLDAQRSLFGARQQLIGTKLVKFDNLVTLYKALGGGS; encoded by the coding sequence ATGCAACCGAAGAGATTCTTTTTGTTCGGTCTGGTCCTGCTCCTGGCTGGCTGCAGCACCTTGACGCCAGATTATCACCGGCCGGCCGCCCCGGTGGCGGCCGCCTGGCCCGGGGATGCTCCGGCGACGGCAGGATCCAGGCCCTTGGCTGCCATTCCCTGGCAGGAGTATTTTCTCGCTCCTCAGCTGCGCCAGGTGATCGACCTGGCGCTCAAGAACAACCGTGATCTGCGCCTGGCGCTGCTTAACATCGAACGGGCCCGGGCCGCCTACCGTATCCAGCGCGCCGACCTCTTCCCGCAACTCGACGGGACCGGCAGCAGCACCGCTCGCCACCTGCCGGCGGACCTCTCCGGGACCGGCCGGCAGAGCACTACGCGTCAGTACAACGTCGGCCTCGGCTTGAGCGCCTATGAGCTCGATCTCTTCGGTCGGGTGCGCAGCCTAAAGGACCAGGCCCTGCAGCAATACCTGGCCACCGCCGAAGCGCAGCGCAGCGTGCAGATCAGTCTAATCGCCGAGGTCGCCGGCAGCTATCTGAACCTGGCCGCTGACCAGGAGCGCCTGCAGCTGGCGCAGAAGACCATGGCTAACCAGCAGGCGGCCTACGGGCTGGTCGAGCGTCGTTACGACGCCGGTGTCGCCTCGGCTCTCGACCTGCAGCAGGCAAAAACAAGCGTCGAAGCGGCTCGAGTCGACATCGCCCGCTATACCACGCTGGTGGCCCAGGATAAAAATGCGCTGACCCTGGCGGCCGGCACGACGGTCCCGGCGGAGCTGCTGCCGACCTCTCTGGACCAGAATCTGACCGCACTCACCGAGGTCGCACCCGGCCTCCCCTCGACGGTGCTGCTGGCGCGTCCCGATATCCTTCAGGCTGAACACCAGTTGCAGGCCGCCAACGCCAACATCGGTGCAGCCCGGGCCGCATTCTTTCCCCGCATCACCCTGACCGGTGCCCTGGGTATCGGCAGTAGCGAGCTCTCAGGGCTCTTTTCCGGCGGTTCGCTGACCTGGAATTTCGTTCCCCAGGTGACCGTGCCGATCTTTGACGCCGGCAGCAGCCGGGCCGGCCTCGAGGTTGCCAAGGTCGACCAAAAAATCGCCGTGGCCCGCTACGAGAAGGCGATCCAAATCGCCTTTGGGGAGGTGGCCGATGCCCTTGCCCGACGCGGGACCATCGATGAACAGATGGCGGCGCAGCAGGCCCTGACTGCTGCCGACGCCGAGAGCTATCGCCTGTCCCAAGCCCGTTATGACAAGGGGGTCGACAGCTACCTCAACGTGCTTGACGCCCAGCGCTCCCTGTTTGGCGCCCGGCAGCAGCTGATCGGCACGAAGCTGGTGAAGTTTGATAACCTGGTGACCTTGTATAAGGCCCTGGGTGGCGGCAGCTGA
- a CDS encoding efflux RND transporter permease subunit, which produces MPKFFINRPIFAWVIAIGVMLAGLLAIKTLPVSQYPPIAPPQIAIRAVYPGASAQTVQDTVTQLIEQKLNGIDNLLYMSSTSESTGAVAITLTFKAGTDPNIAQVQTQNKLQLAVPLLPQIVQRQGIQVVKSTRNFLMIVGLVSEDGSMDRNALTDYMVSNVQDVVSRLDGVGELLLFGTQNAMRVWVNPAKLYNYHLTTSDVVAALQAQNAQVSAGQFGGLPAEKGQQLNATITARTLLKTPDEFDAIILRTNPDGSTVRLKDVAETKIGTENYEIQSFYNGKPVGGMAIRLASGANALETGDRIKAKMAELEQYFPQGMKVVYPYDTTPFVKISIEEVVRTLLEAVCLVFVIMFLFLQNIRATLIPTIAVPVVLLGTMGVLAISGFSINTLTMFALVIVIGLLVDDAIVVVENVERIMFEEGLSPHDATVKSMGQITSALWGIATVLTAVFLPMAFFGGATGVIYRQFSITIITAMIISVMVAMILTPALCATILKPVPKGHHAGEHGWFPWFFRYFNRAFEFFRHNYERIVGHSFRKPLRYLLVYGCIVVAMGWFFLQLPTSFLPDEDQGFIICQVQLPAGATQERTIQVIRKVEKHFLEDEKKTVEGVITVAGFSFAGRGQNMGLAFVKLKNWDLRHSPELKAKAVAARAMAAFSKFRDGLAFAFAPPAVLELGVANGFDLQLQDRGGLGHEKLMAARNQLLGMARKNPKLIAVRPNGQNDAPQFKLDIDDVRAGAQGVSIADINSVLSTAWGSSYVNDFIQDGRVKKVYVQADPRYRMLPKDIDRWYVRNNQGEMVPFSAFATAHWEYASPRLERYNGIPSMEVLGQAAPGGSTGVAMAEMEQMVSKLTPGIGYEWTGLSYEEKKAGAQAPALYAISLLVVFLAVAALYESVTIPFVNLLMLPLGLVGAVAAVTLRGLPNDIYLQIGLLTTVGLSTKNAILIIQFIKAQLNEGLELVEATLTAVRIRLRPVIMTSLAFFFGTLPLALTKGAGAGAQNAIGTAVTGGLLSATFIDLIFIPFFFVMVSKLVARKKKVIPVKVVEVD; this is translated from the coding sequence ATGCCTAAATTTTTCATCAATCGCCCGATCTTTGCCTGGGTGATCGCCATTGGCGTTATGCTGGCCGGCCTGCTGGCGATCAAGACCCTGCCGGTTTCCCAGTATCCGCCCATCGCGCCGCCGCAGATCGCTATTCGTGCCGTCTATCCGGGGGCCTCGGCCCAGACCGTTCAGGACACGGTTACCCAGTTGATCGAGCAGAAGCTCAACGGCATCGACAACTTGCTCTACATGTCGTCGACCAGCGAGTCGACCGGCGCGGTCGCCATCACCTTGACTTTCAAGGCCGGCACCGACCCCAACATCGCCCAGGTCCAGACCCAGAACAAGCTGCAGTTGGCCGTGCCATTGCTGCCGCAGATCGTGCAGCGGCAGGGGATCCAGGTCGTCAAATCGACCCGGAACTTCCTGATGATCGTCGGTCTGGTCTCGGAAGATGGTTCGATGGATCGTAACGCTCTGACCGATTATATGGTTTCCAACGTTCAGGATGTCGTCAGCCGCCTGGACGGCGTCGGCGAGCTTCTTCTCTTCGGCACCCAGAACGCCATGCGGGTCTGGGTCAACCCGGCCAAGCTGTACAACTACCACCTGACCACCAGTGACGTGGTCGCGGCGCTGCAGGCCCAGAACGCCCAGGTCTCGGCTGGCCAATTCGGTGGACTGCCGGCCGAGAAGGGTCAGCAGCTCAATGCCACTATTACCGCCCGCACCCTGCTGAAGACTCCTGACGAGTTCGATGCTATCATCCTGCGCACCAACCCCGACGGTTCGACGGTGCGACTTAAAGATGTGGCCGAGACCAAGATCGGCACCGAGAATTACGAGATCCAGTCGTTCTACAACGGTAAACCGGTCGGTGGGATGGCGATCCGGCTGGCGTCCGGCGCCAACGCCCTGGAGACGGGGGACCGGATCAAGGCCAAGATGGCCGAACTGGAGCAATACTTTCCCCAGGGGATGAAGGTGGTCTACCCCTACGACACCACCCCCTTCGTCAAGATCTCCATCGAGGAGGTGGTGCGCACCCTGCTCGAGGCCGTCTGCCTGGTCTTCGTCATCATGTTCCTGTTTCTGCAGAACATCCGCGCCACCCTGATCCCGACCATTGCGGTGCCGGTGGTGCTGCTCGGCACTATGGGGGTGCTCGCCATCAGCGGTTTCTCGATCAACACCCTGACCATGTTCGCCCTGGTCATCGTCATCGGCCTGCTGGTCGACGACGCCATTGTCGTGGTCGAGAACGTCGAGCGCATCATGTTCGAGGAGGGGCTCTCTCCCCACGACGCCACCGTCAAGTCGATGGGACAGATCACCAGCGCCCTGTGGGGGATCGCCACGGTGCTGACGGCGGTCTTCCTGCCCATGGCCTTTTTTGGCGGCGCGACCGGCGTCATTTACCGTCAGTTTTCCATCACCATTATCACCGCCATGATCATCTCGGTGATGGTAGCGATGATCCTGACCCCGGCCCTCTGTGCCACCATTCTGAAACCGGTCCCCAAGGGACATCATGCCGGCGAACATGGCTGGTTCCCGTGGTTTTTCCGCTACTTCAACCGGGCCTTCGAATTCTTTCGTCACAACTATGAGCGGATTGTCGGCCATTCCTTTCGCAAGCCGTTGCGCTACCTGCTTGTCTACGGCTGTATCGTCGTCGCCATGGGATGGTTTTTCCTGCAGCTCCCCACCTCTTTTCTTCCAGATGAGGATCAGGGCTTCATCATCTGCCAGGTTCAACTGCCGGCCGGCGCGACCCAGGAACGGACGATCCAGGTTATCCGCAAGGTGGAGAAGCATTTTCTCGAGGATGAGAAGAAAACAGTGGAAGGGGTCATCACCGTGGCCGGTTTCAGTTTCGCCGGTCGTGGTCAGAACATGGGGCTGGCCTTTGTCAAGCTCAAGAACTGGGATCTGCGCCACAGTCCGGAGCTGAAGGCCAAGGCCGTCGCTGCCCGGGCGATGGCGGCTTTCTCCAAGTTTCGCGACGGTCTCGCCTTCGCTTTTGCACCGCCTGCGGTGCTCGAGCTGGGGGTGGCCAACGGCTTCGATCTGCAGCTGCAGGATCGCGGCGGCCTCGGCCATGAAAAGCTGATGGCGGCACGCAACCAGCTGCTCGGTATGGCGAGGAAGAATCCCAAGCTGATCGCGGTACGCCCCAACGGTCAGAACGACGCCCCCCAGTTCAAGCTCGACATCGACGATGTGCGGGCCGGCGCCCAGGGGGTTTCGATCGCGGACATCAACAGTGTTCTCTCGACGGCCTGGGGTAGCTCCTACGTCAACGACTTCATTCAGGACGGGCGAGTCAAGAAGGTCTACGTTCAGGCCGACCCCCGCTACCGGATGTTGCCGAAGGATATCGATCGCTGGTACGTGCGCAACAACCAGGGGGAGATGGTCCCCTTCTCGGCCTTCGCCACTGCCCACTGGGAGTACGCCTCGCCACGGCTGGAGCGCTACAACGGCATTCCTTCGATGGAGGTCCTCGGCCAGGCCGCGCCCGGCGGCAGCACCGGCGTGGCGATGGCCGAGATGGAACAGATGGTGTCCAAGCTGACACCCGGCATCGGCTATGAATGGACCGGCCTTTCCTACGAGGAGAAAAAGGCGGGGGCCCAGGCTCCGGCGCTCTATGCCATCTCGCTTTTGGTGGTGTTTCTCGCCGTGGCGGCCCTCTACGAGAGCGTCACCATCCCCTTCGTCAACCTGTTGATGCTGCCTTTAGGGCTGGTCGGGGCGGTGGCGGCGGTGACCCTGCGGGGACTGCCCAATGATATCTACCTGCAGATAGGTCTGCTGACCACAGTGGGGCTGTCGACCAAGAACGCGATCCTGATCATCCAATTCATCAAGGCCCAGCTGAACGAGGGGTTGGAGCTGGTGGAGGCGACCCTGACGGCGGTCCGTATCCGGCTGCGGCCGGTCATCATGACCTCCCTGGCCTTTTTCTTCGGCACTTTGCCCCTGGCCCTGACCAAGGGCGCCGGAGCCGGCGCGCAGAACGCCATCGGTACCGCCGTGACCGGCGGCCTGCTGTCGGCGACCTTCATCGACCTGATCTTTATTCCGTTCTTTTTCGTGATGGTGTCGAAACTGGTTGCCCGGAAAAAGAAGGTCATCCCCGTCAAAGTAGTGGAGGTGGACTGA
- a CDS encoding efflux RND transporter periplasmic adaptor subunit produces MNILNHSKQFVIVGLLLAGFSLSACSEQSTAAPSPKAHPSPEVGVVVMEFQQLPITTELSGRVSPYLIAEVRPQVGGILQKRLFKEGAEVKAGEVLYRIDPATYAAAYASSEAALAKAEANLDPARLKEARYAELVRINAVSKQDYDDAAAALKQAEAEVQVAKAARDTARINLDYTTIKAPISGRIGRSLVTTGALVTASQTTPLATIQQLNQVYVDVAQSSADLLRLKRELASGVLKGTLAGQAKVHLVLEDGTSYDQQGTFKFSDVTVNPSTGSVTLRSVFPNPGEVLLPGMYVQATIEEGLMKQALLVPQRGVTRNPAGNALVMVVGAGEKIEPREIQVARTVGDNWLVTGGLKPGDRVIVEGLQHARPGTVINAVPFTPAAAAK; encoded by the coding sequence ATGAACATCCTGAACCATTCGAAACAGTTTGTCATCGTCGGTCTGCTGCTGGCCGGTTTCAGTCTGAGCGCCTGTAGCGAGCAGAGCACCGCAGCACCTTCCCCCAAGGCCCATCCTTCGCCCGAGGTAGGCGTGGTGGTGATGGAGTTTCAGCAGTTGCCGATCACCACTGAACTCTCCGGCCGGGTGTCCCCCTATCTGATCGCCGAAGTCCGTCCCCAGGTCGGTGGCATTCTGCAAAAACGTCTCTTCAAAGAGGGGGCCGAGGTGAAGGCGGGCGAGGTCCTCTACCGGATCGATCCGGCTACCTACGCGGCAGCCTATGCCAGCTCCGAGGCTGCTCTCGCCAAGGCTGAGGCGAACCTCGACCCGGCGCGCCTGAAGGAGGCGCGCTATGCCGAGCTGGTCAGGATCAACGCGGTGAGCAAACAGGATTACGATGATGCCGCGGCTGCCCTCAAGCAGGCCGAGGCCGAGGTACAGGTGGCCAAGGCGGCGCGGGATACGGCCCGCATCAATCTCGATTACACGACCATCAAGGCGCCGATCAGCGGCCGCATCGGCCGCTCTCTGGTTACCACCGGCGCCCTGGTGACCGCCAGCCAGACAACCCCCCTGGCGACCATCCAGCAACTGAATCAGGTTTACGTGGATGTGGCCCAGTCGAGCGCCGATCTGCTGCGCCTGAAGCGTGAACTGGCCAGCGGTGTCCTCAAGGGGACCCTGGCCGGGCAGGCCAAGGTTCACCTGGTCCTCGAGGACGGCACCAGTTATGACCAACAGGGAACGTTCAAGTTTTCCGATGTCACGGTGAACCCGAGCACCGGCTCTGTCACCCTGCGCTCGGTCTTTCCCAACCCCGGGGAGGTCCTGCTGCCGGGCATGTACGTGCAAGCCACCATCGAGGAAGGGCTCATGAAACAGGCGCTGCTGGTGCCGCAGCGGGGGGTGACCCGCAATCCTGCCGGCAACGCCCTGGTCATGGTCGTCGGTGCCGGAGAAAAGATCGAGCCGCGGGAGATCCAGGTGGCGCGGACGGTTGGCGACAACTGGCTGGTTACAGGCGGGCTCAAGCCCGGCGATCGGGTCATCGTGGAAGGGCTTCAGCACGCCCGTCCCGGAACGGTGATCAATGCCGTCCCCTTCACTCCCGCCGCCGCGGCGAAGTAG
- a CDS encoding IS3 family transposase (programmed frameshift) — MRYSPAFRSLMIQKMTDPDGPSPVSLAEEIGVSRSSLYRWVSEADTIDISTPAEPPSFAESMKRLSNMKRPQDWSAEEKLSAVLEAASLSEEEFGAFLRSRGLHDALLQQWRDQMLVGLEPKPAKRVETKRIQELEKELRRKDKALAETAALLVLKKKGPGNMGGRGRRHRPLERQQVLELIDEAILGGARLKPAAQALGLTDRTIQRWSHQEGGDDRRHGPLTVPANKLTPVERQEVMSIANSPQYRELSPKQIVPRLADEGRYVGSESTFYRLLREANQLAHRERCRPATHRRPREKVATGPCQVWSWDITYLRSTIAGQFFYLYLILDVWSRKIIAATVFSKECGQNSALLCVEAFHRHGVDPKGLVLHSDNGSPMKGSTMLVTLQRLGVVPSFSRPGVSNDNPFSESLFRTLKYRPEYPSRPFASEYEAQRWVDAFVHWYNTEHQHSEIRFVTPDDRHYGREALKLNKRKEVYEQARQKNPCRWTRQTRNWEPIKTVRLNPERKRSSEEDLCSEAA, encoded by the exons ATGAGATATTCCCCCGCTTTTCGTTCTTTGATGATTCAGAAAATGACCGATCCAGATGGTCCAAGCCCTGTCTCTTTGGCTGAGGAGATTGGCGTGTCACGCAGCTCACTCTACCGATGGGTGAGTGAAGCTGATACGATTGATATTTCTACCCCTGCCGAGCCACCGTCATTTGCGGAATCAATGAAGAGGCTGTCCAATATGAAACGACCACAAGACTGGAGTGCCGAAGAGAAACTGTCTGCCGTTCTGGAAGCGGCCTCACTTTCCGAGGAAGAATTTGGTGCCTTTTTGCGCAGCCGAGGCTTACATGATGCTCTGCTTCAGCAGTGGCGTGATCAGATGCTCGTTGGACTTGAACCAAAGCCTGCTAAACGAGTCGAGACCAAACGTATTCAGGAGTTGGAGAAGGAACTTCGACGCAAAGACAAGGCTTTGGCCGAAACCGCAGCGCTACTGGTTCTCAAAAAAAAAG GCCCGGGAAATATGGGGGGACGAGGACGACGACACCGTCCGTTAGAGCGGCAGCAGGTCCTCGAATTGATCGATGAAGCTATTCTTGGTGGCGCTAGGTTGAAGCCTGCCGCTCAGGCGTTGGGACTGACGGACCGCACTATTCAGCGGTGGTCCCATCAAGAGGGTGGTGACGATCGTCGTCATGGCCCATTGACTGTACCGGCCAACAAACTAACACCAGTAGAGCGGCAGGAAGTGATGTCAATTGCCAATTCACCACAGTATCGGGAACTGTCACCCAAGCAGATCGTTCCCCGTCTGGCCGATGAAGGCCGGTACGTTGGGTCGGAATCTACCTTCTACCGCCTCTTGCGCGAGGCGAATCAATTGGCTCACCGGGAACGTTGTCGACCGGCAACGCACCGCCGCCCCCGTGAGAAAGTGGCCACCGGGCCATGCCAGGTGTGGTCTTGGGATATTACCTACTTAAGGTCGACGATCGCCGGTCAGTTCTTTTATCTGTACCTGATTCTGGATGTCTGGAGTCGCAAGATCATCGCAGCCACAGTCTTTTCAAAGGAGTGTGGACAGAACAGTGCACTGCTCTGTGTCGAGGCCTTCCACCGCCACGGTGTCGATCCAAAAGGGCTTGTTCTGCACTCCGACAATGGTAGCCCGATGAAGGGTTCCACCATGCTGGTTACCTTACAACGCCTGGGCGTCGTACCGTCTTTCAGCCGTCCTGGAGTTAGCAATGACAACCCGTTTTCTGAGTCGCTGTTCCGCACCTTGAAGTATCGGCCAGAATATCCATCACGACCATTTGCCTCCGAGTACGAGGCCCAACGGTGGGTTGACGCATTCGTTCATTGGTACAACACCGAGCACCAGCACAGCGAGATCCGCTTCGTGACGCCGGATGATCGGCACTATGGGCGAGAGGCCCTGAAGTTGAACAAGCGAAAAGAGGTTTATGAGCAAGCACGACAGAAAAACCCCTGTCGATGGACGCGGCAAACACGCAATTGGGAACCGATCAAAACCGTTCGACTCAACCCTGAACGGAAAAGGTCCTCCGAAGAGGACCTTTGTAGCGAAGCGGCATAA